The genome window ctctttttgtcttctgtCCACTTCccacatattgtattgttttttctgTCCTTTCCTCCATCACTGCGGTTCTTGCCTTGAGCCTTTTGTAAATTCCCATGCctccttttctccctttctcccttttctccacTGCCTTCAGCTCTGAATGCGCAGGCAGCATTGTCccaagtgagagagagacagcttgcAGCCCAGACTGCTGCAGCGCCCCAGGCCCCTGAACTCAATGAAGGCCCCAGCACCAGTCAGACAAGTGTGTCAGTTCCTCAGCCCAGACCAGAGCACTGTGAGGGAGCTGCCGCGGGGGGAAGAGCTCTCCTGCCTCCGCCTGCTGTCCCTTCTCCTTCAGCTCCTGCCCCCACCCCAGTCCTTCCACCTACTCGCCCACCAGTTAGTCCACAAAGCCCTGTCCTCCCACCTGTGTTGCAAGAAGCTGAAGATGCTGTTCTAATCAAACTACGCTGGGCCACTAACCAGCTACAAAATTCGGCCTCCCTGGAGTCAAGTATCCAGCTCTGCAGCCTCATTGCCAGCTGTGCCAACTCTCTGCGCAGCCTCAAGGAGCTCAGCCAGTAACCATCATGGAAAAGGTTGTAACCCTGGATTAACGGGAACGCTGTTTTTTCTTGCTTCTGTCCTGGAATACTGACTCTGGTTCGCTGCTTTGCAGCATCTCTCTTTGACTGAATCCTTGCATAGAGCTGAATTCAAAATTGGTCAGGAAATGCACTTGAAATAggattaaaatgtcaaaagttcACAAATTGCTCTTGAGTTAACATACTTATATGGCTGGCAGAAATATCATGTTACATTGTTTCATAATATGTTTAAGTACAAATGTTTGAAcatttgactgtttttgtcaatttgTAAGTTATGATATAATGATAAGAACTGAACATTTCTTAATGCACATTCATCATTGGTATGAATTTAAACCATCTGGCcaataaaacaaagtgcttATCTATATTCTACAGTAAAAGACTGCTATTGTATTTCCATATTTGGTTGTCTTGGAAATGGCCAACAAATTGACATCTGGAAAAATTAGAAGAGTTTTCCGATTGGTTGTTCA of Cottoperca gobio chromosome 14, fCotGob3.1, whole genome shotgun sequence contains these proteins:
- the znrd2 gene encoding protein ZNRD2 isoform X2; this translates as MKVIQARRERQDKISKLMGDYLLKGYRMLGDCCGVCGTILLQDKQQKIYCVSCQELDSDVDKDNPALNAQAALSQVRERQLAAQTAAAPQAPELNEGPSTSQTSVSVPQPRPEHCEGAAAGGRALLPPPAVPSPSAPAPTPVLPPTRPPVSPQSPVLPPVLQEAEDAVLIKLRWATNQLQNSASLESSIQLCSLIASCANSLRSLKELSQ
- the znrd2 gene encoding protein ZNRD2 isoform X1 produces the protein MALNGDDKDFEWEPPSDAEMKVIQARRERQDKISKLMGDYLLKGYRMLGDCCGVCGTILLQDKQQKIYCVSCQELDSDVDKDNPALNAQAALSQVRERQLAAQTAAAPQAPELNEGPSTSQTSVSVPQPRPEHCEGAAAGGRALLPPPAVPSPSAPAPTPVLPPTRPPVSPQSPVLPPVLQEAEDAVLIKLRWATNQLQNSASLESSIQLCSLIASCANSLRSLKELSQ